The following are encoded in a window of Amycolatopsis lexingtonensis genomic DNA:
- a CDS encoding RICIN domain-containing protein gives MPRRPLVRILAFFAACLGLSLGAPAVQAATPFKVLAFYSGTYDAAHISFEKEANVWFAQQAAANGYTYSSTTDWNRLTSITKSTADVVLFFDDQPQSAAQFQGFQNYMQNGGGFFGFHVTAYNDSSTPSYANWFHNDFLGTGRFTSNTWGPTPETLKIENRTHPSTVNLPATIKSSTSEWYAWQNDLRQNPNIAILASMDQSTFPIGTDPNQTWYSGYYPIAWTNKNYKMLYANFGHNAMNYETNTALSSTFESADQNRFVLDGLKWLGGGSTTPTDPGTIDPSAWYAVTNKASGKCVDARAAGSTNGTVIQQYTCNGTTAQQYQFAATSGGFDRINNRTNPAEVIDVTDVATTDNAGLQLWSYSGGNNQQWQPVSEGSGYYHFVVRHSGKCLTVPGASTADSVQLVQSTCDGSAAQSFKVA, from the coding sequence ATGCCCCGCCGTCCCCTGGTCAGAATCCTGGCCTTCTTCGCCGCCTGCCTGGGCTTGAGCCTGGGTGCGCCGGCCGTGCAGGCCGCGACACCGTTCAAGGTGCTCGCGTTCTACAGCGGCACCTACGACGCCGCGCACATCAGCTTCGAGAAGGAGGCCAACGTCTGGTTCGCCCAGCAGGCGGCGGCCAACGGCTACACCTACTCCTCGACGACCGACTGGAACCGGCTCACCAGTATCACCAAGTCGACGGCCGACGTCGTGCTGTTCTTCGACGACCAGCCGCAGTCGGCCGCGCAGTTCCAGGGCTTCCAGAATTACATGCAGAACGGTGGCGGGTTCTTCGGCTTCCACGTCACGGCGTACAACGACAGCTCGACGCCGTCGTACGCCAACTGGTTCCACAACGACTTCCTCGGCACCGGCCGGTTCACGTCGAACACGTGGGGCCCGACGCCGGAGACGCTGAAGATCGAGAACCGCACGCACCCCTCGACGGTCAACCTGCCGGCGACCATCAAGTCGTCGACGTCGGAGTGGTACGCCTGGCAGAACGACCTGCGCCAGAACCCGAACATCGCCATCCTGGCGTCGATGGACCAGTCCACGTTCCCGATCGGCACGGACCCCAATCAGACCTGGTACAGCGGTTACTACCCGATCGCGTGGACGAACAAGAACTACAAGATGCTCTACGCCAACTTCGGGCACAACGCGATGAACTACGAGACGAACACCGCGCTGTCGTCGACGTTCGAGAGCGCCGACCAGAACCGGTTCGTGCTCGACGGCCTGAAGTGGCTCGGCGGCGGTTCGACCACGCCGACCGACCCGGGCACGATCGACCCGTCGGCCTGGTACGCGGTGACGAACAAGGCGTCCGGCAAGTGCGTCGACGCGCGGGCCGCGGGCAGCACCAACGGCACCGTGATCCAGCAGTACACCTGCAACGGCACCACGGCCCAGCAGTACCAGTTCGCCGCGACCAGCGGCGGCTTCGACCGGATCAACAACCGCACCAACCCGGCCGAGGTCATCGACGTCACCGACGTGGCGACGACGGACAACGCCGGCCTGCAGCTGTGGTCCTACAGCGGCGGGAACAACCAGCAGTGGCAGCCGGTGTCGGAGGGCAGCGGGTACTACCACTTCGTCGTCCGCCACAGCGGCAAGTGCCTGACGGTGCCGGGAGCTTCCACCGCGGACAGTGTCCAGCTGGTCCAGTCGACCTGTGACGGCAGCGCCGCTCAGTCGTTCAAGGTCGCCTGA
- a CDS encoding glycoside hydrolase family 3 protein has product MGLGRRLGIGALAVGLLLASETTALAGNGPAYKDSWRPVKVRVADLMSRMTLDDKLGQMMQAERLGVTSPADVTTGRLGSLLSGGSSQPTPNTPVSWADMYDGFQKAALATPLGIPLIYGVDAVHGHNGLYGATVFPHNIGLGATRDPRLVEKIGRATAEEVSGTGIDWDFAPCLCVARNDRWGRTYESFGEVPQLATEMTSIITGLQGPRLDRPGSVLATAKHYVGDGGTTGGVNEGNTEISEQELRAIHLPPFKAAVQRGVGSVMISYSSWNSVKMHAGAYLINDVLKKELGFTGIVVSDYNGVDKIDGKSGFTPEEVEASINAGIDMVMVPYEWRKFIDTLRTLVQDGRVPMARIDDANRRILTKKFELGLFEHPLTDRRFLGTIGSKQHRDLARQAVRESQVLLKNEGGVLPLAKRHEKIFVAGKSADDIGNQSGGWTVGWQGTSGPVIPGTTILQGIESKSSSVTYAKDGTGIDPSYDVAVAVIGETPYAEGKGDRPQGMGLDAADLATLRKLKDSGVPTVVVLVSGRPLDVSAQLPDWAGLVESWLPGSEGQGVADVLFGDYNPTGKLPVTWMRSADQQPINAGDGKPALFPFGFGLHYPRHW; this is encoded by the coding sequence ATGGGCCTCGGACGCAGGCTGGGGATCGGCGCGCTCGCCGTCGGGCTGCTGCTGGCTTCGGAAACCACCGCCCTCGCCGGGAACGGCCCGGCCTACAAGGATTCCTGGCGACCGGTCAAGGTCCGCGTCGCCGACCTGATGTCCCGGATGACCCTCGACGACAAGCTCGGCCAGATGATGCAGGCCGAGCGGCTCGGCGTCACGAGCCCGGCCGACGTCACCACCGGGCGGCTCGGTTCGCTGCTCTCCGGCGGCAGCTCCCAGCCGACCCCGAACACGCCGGTCAGCTGGGCCGACATGTACGACGGCTTCCAGAAAGCCGCGCTGGCCACGCCGTTGGGGATCCCGCTCATCTACGGCGTCGACGCCGTCCACGGGCACAACGGCCTCTACGGCGCCACCGTCTTCCCGCACAACATCGGCCTCGGCGCGACGCGCGATCCGCGGCTGGTCGAGAAGATCGGCCGCGCCACCGCCGAAGAGGTGTCCGGTACCGGCATCGACTGGGATTTCGCGCCTTGCCTGTGCGTCGCCCGCAATGACCGCTGGGGCCGCACCTACGAGTCGTTCGGCGAGGTCCCGCAGCTGGCCACCGAAATGACGTCGATCATCACCGGCCTGCAGGGGCCGCGGCTGGACCGGCCCGGCTCGGTGCTGGCCACCGCCAAGCACTACGTCGGCGACGGCGGCACCACCGGCGGCGTCAACGAGGGCAACACCGAGATCAGCGAGCAGGAGCTGCGCGCGATCCACCTGCCGCCGTTCAAGGCCGCGGTCCAGCGCGGGGTCGGCTCGGTGATGATCTCCTACAGCAGCTGGAACAGCGTCAAGATGCACGCGGGTGCGTACCTGATCAACGACGTCCTCAAGAAGGAGCTCGGCTTCACCGGGATCGTCGTTTCGGACTACAACGGCGTCGACAAGATCGACGGCAAGAGCGGGTTCACCCCCGAAGAGGTCGAGGCATCGATCAACGCCGGCATCGACATGGTGATGGTGCCCTACGAGTGGCGGAAGTTCATCGACACGCTGCGCACCCTCGTCCAGGACGGCCGCGTGCCGATGGCGCGGATCGACGACGCGAACCGGCGCATCCTCACCAAGAAATTCGAGCTCGGCCTGTTCGAGCACCCGCTGACCGACCGGCGCTTCCTGGGCACGATCGGCAGCAAGCAGCACCGGGACCTCGCGCGCCAGGCCGTCCGGGAATCCCAGGTGCTGCTGAAGAACGAGGGCGGCGTGCTGCCGCTGGCCAAGCGGCACGAGAAGATCTTCGTCGCCGGCAAGAGCGCCGACGACATCGGGAACCAGTCCGGCGGCTGGACGGTCGGCTGGCAGGGGACCAGCGGCCCGGTCATCCCGGGTACCACCATCCTGCAGGGTATCGAGAGCAAGTCCTCGTCGGTCACCTACGCCAAGGACGGCACCGGGATCGACCCGAGTTACGACGTCGCCGTCGCGGTCATCGGCGAAACGCCCTACGCCGAAGGCAAGGGCGACCGTCCACAAGGGATGGGGCTGGACGCCGCCGACCTCGCCACGCTGCGGAAGCTGAAGGACTCCGGCGTGCCGACGGTGGTCGTGCTCGTGTCCGGGCGCCCGCTGGATGTCAGCGCGCAGCTGCCGGACTGGGCCGGGCTCGTCGAGTCGTGGCTGCCCGGGAGCGAGGGGCAAGGTGTCGCCGACGTCCTCTTCGGCGACTACAACCCCACCGGCAAGCTGCCGGTGACCTGGATGCGCAGCGCGGACCAGCAGCCCATCAACGCCGGCGACGGCAAGCCCGCGCTGTTCCCGTTCGGCTTCGGCCTGCACTACCCGCGCCACTGGTGA
- a CDS encoding DinB family protein, producing MTRETDDLLSLLAEVRKRLLIPARGLSDADAARRTTVSTLTLGGLIRHLATGERLWLEILRKGDGELPEGMLDTEQYSMSETLDHWLAEYSAAAAETDAYVASLPSLDIEARLPTTPWSPPEPQFWSARRIILHLIHETAQHAGHADILREALDGANSTAQLA from the coding sequence ATGACTCGCGAAACCGACGACCTGCTCTCCCTCCTCGCCGAGGTCCGCAAGCGCTTGCTGATCCCGGCCCGCGGCCTCTCCGACGCCGACGCGGCCCGCCGCACGACGGTCAGCACCCTCACACTGGGCGGACTGATCCGGCACTTGGCGACGGGCGAACGCCTCTGGCTCGAGATCCTGCGCAAGGGCGACGGGGAGCTGCCGGAGGGCATGCTCGACACCGAGCAGTACTCGATGAGCGAAACGCTGGACCACTGGCTGGCCGAGTACTCGGCGGCCGCCGCCGAGACCGACGCGTACGTGGCTTCCCTGCCCTCACTGGACATCGAGGCGCGGCTGCCGACGACGCCGTGGTCCCCGCCCGAGCCCCAGTTCTGGTCCGCGCGGCGGATCATCTTGCACCTGATCCACGAGACGGCCCAGCACGCGGGCCACGCCGACATCCTCCGGGAGGCGCTGGACGGCGCGAACTCCACGGCCCAGCTCGCGTGA
- a CDS encoding helix-turn-helix transcriptional regulator codes for MPETRHPTPEGRTPAGKGRLPHGFHLGPHRHADGQLVYAAAGAFATTTERGTWVAPADRVAWTPPGFDHSHRCYGRTDFRLVVIPAELCGELAAHPGVFAVSPLLREVLLALTDERESRPGAHRRLREVVLDELAGPPEEALHLPEPRDDRLRAVTALLHADPARTTTLAELGRAAGASERTLSRLFQAELGMGFHRWRTILRVHHALAHLTEGHSVTDTAMACGWSNPSSFIDAFTEVVGQTPGRYQAGRTRRR; via the coding sequence ATGCCGGAAACCCGCCACCCCACGCCCGAAGGCCGTACGCCCGCAGGAAAGGGCCGGCTGCCGCACGGCTTCCACCTCGGCCCCCACCGCCACGCCGACGGCCAGCTGGTCTACGCGGCCGCCGGCGCCTTCGCCACGACGACCGAACGCGGGACCTGGGTCGCCCCGGCCGACCGGGTCGCCTGGACGCCACCCGGGTTCGACCACTCGCACCGCTGCTACGGCCGGACCGACTTCCGGCTCGTCGTCATCCCGGCCGAGCTGTGCGGCGAGCTCGCGGCGCACCCCGGCGTGTTCGCGGTGAGCCCGCTCCTGCGCGAGGTCCTCCTGGCACTGACGGACGAGCGCGAGAGCCGCCCGGGCGCCCATCGGCGGCTGCGCGAGGTCGTGCTCGACGAACTCGCCGGGCCGCCCGAAGAGGCCCTGCACCTGCCCGAACCGCGGGACGACCGGCTGCGCGCCGTCACCGCCCTCCTGCACGCCGACCCGGCGCGGACCACGACGCTGGCCGAGCTGGGCCGCGCGGCCGGGGCGAGCGAACGCACCCTCAGCCGGCTGTTCCAGGCCGAGCTCGGCATGGGCTTCCACCGCTGGCGCACCATCCTGCGCGTCCACCACGCGCTGGCCCACCTGACCGAAGGCCACTCGGTCACCGACACCGCGATGGCGTGCGGGTGGTCCAACCCGTCGAGTTTCATCGACGCCTTCACCGAGGTCGTCGGCCAGACTCCGGGCCGGTACCAGGCCGGGCGCACCCGGCGGCGGTGA
- a CDS encoding 4-hydroxybenzoate 3-monooxygenase: MTEHTTVVVIGAGVAGLTLANLLQRSGIDCVVLEKRSRAYVEQRQRAGTIDTRGVRMFREWGLEEVFANDALPDVEGGFFLDGEELPIDFAEDDESVFCPQQVLVRNLTDVFLRAGGDLRFEADGITLANLENPVVRYADVTIHCDFIAGCDGDRGVSRTAVPAGALTRYSREYGYAWLSVLAEVPANPSGMAIHSRGLAGMIPRGAHASRGYLQCALDDVLADWPDERVWSELSARFGRPVTPGRIAEKRLVPLRNVVYSPMHHGRLYLLGDAAHIVPPMSAKGIHLALFDAETFARAVIRQAKEDDPSLLDAYSETCLDHVWNYQAFAAWITDVMHDAGDASYAGEFRKRIARAELTRQFTSPAASRLFGELAAGVN, encoded by the coding sequence ATGACCGAACACACCACCGTCGTCGTCATCGGAGCCGGGGTCGCCGGGCTCACCCTCGCGAACCTGTTGCAGCGCAGCGGAATCGACTGCGTCGTCCTGGAGAAGCGGAGTCGGGCATACGTCGAACAGCGGCAACGGGCCGGAACCATCGACACCCGCGGCGTGCGCATGTTCCGCGAGTGGGGACTCGAGGAGGTGTTCGCGAACGACGCCTTGCCGGACGTCGAGGGCGGCTTCTTCCTCGACGGCGAGGAACTGCCGATCGACTTCGCCGAGGACGACGAGAGCGTCTTCTGCCCCCAGCAGGTCCTCGTCCGCAACCTCACGGACGTCTTCCTGCGCGCCGGCGGGGATCTCCGCTTCGAAGCCGACGGCATCACCTTGGCGAACCTCGAAAATCCCGTCGTGCGGTACGCCGACGTCACCATCCACTGCGACTTCATCGCCGGCTGCGACGGCGACCGCGGGGTCAGCCGGACGGCCGTGCCCGCCGGTGCCCTCACCCGCTACTCCCGCGAGTACGGCTACGCCTGGCTGAGCGTGCTGGCCGAGGTGCCCGCGAACCCGTCCGGCATGGCGATCCATTCCCGCGGCCTGGCGGGGATGATCCCGCGCGGCGCGCACGCCAGCCGCGGCTACCTCCAGTGCGCCCTCGACGACGTACTCGCGGATTGGCCGGACGAGCGCGTCTGGAGTGAATTGAGCGCCCGGTTCGGCCGGCCGGTCACGCCCGGCCGGATCGCCGAAAAGCGGTTGGTGCCCCTGCGAAACGTGGTCTACAGCCCGATGCACCACGGCCGGCTGTACCTGCTCGGCGACGCGGCCCACATCGTCCCGCCGATGAGCGCCAAGGGGATCCACCTCGCCCTCTTCGACGCCGAAACCTTCGCGCGCGCCGTCATCCGGCAGGCGAAGGAAGACGATCCGAGCCTGCTCGACGCATATTCGGAGACTTGCCTGGACCACGTCTGGAACTACCAGGCGTTCGCGGCGTGGATCACCGACGTCATGCACGACGCCGGTGACGCCTCCTACGCGGGCGAGTTCCGCAAGCGGATCGCCCGCGCGGAACTGACGCGCCAGTTCACGTCACCCGCCGCGAGCCGCCTGTTCGGCGAACTCGCCGCCGGGGTGAACTAG
- a CDS encoding YbaB/EbfC family nucleoid-associated protein — translation MITTRQLIEQARAREAAMSKVDELMAAASGTAHDVDGQVEATVDARGKLLRLWLAPSAINLGEQLGPRVVEVAQAAMREATQDAYNKVALLLGEDMTYMIEQMTGMPAPARAADDDPGMTVEEFQRLRAERLGAEPAAAPSVPSTEDEDAYWESFDPASLRSDR, via the coding sequence GTGATCACGACCCGCCAGCTGATCGAGCAGGCCCGGGCCCGCGAAGCAGCCATGTCCAAAGTGGACGAACTGATGGCCGCCGCTTCCGGGACCGCCCACGACGTCGACGGGCAGGTCGAAGCGACCGTCGACGCCCGCGGGAAGCTCTTGCGGTTGTGGCTTGCGCCGTCCGCGATCAACCTCGGCGAGCAGCTGGGACCGCGGGTGGTGGAGGTCGCGCAGGCCGCGATGCGGGAAGCGACCCAGGACGCCTACAACAAGGTCGCCTTGCTGCTCGGCGAGGACATGACGTACATGATCGAGCAGATGACGGGGATGCCGGCGCCGGCCCGCGCGGCGGACGACGACCCGGGCATGACGGTCGAGGAGTTCCAGCGGCTGCGGGCCGAGCGGCTGGGTGCCGAACCCGCGGCGGCGCCGTCCGTGCCGAGTACCGAGGACGAGGACGCGTACTGGGAGTCCTTCGACCCGGCCTCCCTGCGCTCGGACCGCTAG
- a CDS encoding NlpC/P60 family protein, giving the protein MTEHHADQLVRHGLDTTNQFAAKVRHDPAAIGGARDAHYALQTSVGRTRDVASEQRVNLTSASSGSTTDRATATSQSLEKEVQDLLDESAEIEKAVTEAAEALHVGEIKNDQVRDQIIKEISASMKALAAVKSIQPPESRAAASRDILMKLQTKITQLTGQAATFSEQTINQLTDIGTRLGGGEQTTSSSSASSTKVGSSFNSNSGYSGGGSDGGGGGGGGGGGGGGGAVHKPRLPVAIPPQPGSGVAINLPGGKQVMAPNETAAKAVRNALSQLGVPYVWGGTARGQGLDCSGLTMTSYQDAGLQLPRTAAQQTVGAEVPSIDQLLPGDLVVWSGHVAMVIGDGQMVEAGDPVQISKIRTTNAGQSFIGFYRPTG; this is encoded by the coding sequence GTGACCGAGCACCACGCCGACCAGCTCGTCCGGCACGGCCTGGACACCACGAACCAGTTCGCCGCCAAGGTGCGCCACGACCCGGCCGCGATCGGCGGCGCGCGGGACGCGCACTACGCCCTGCAGACGTCGGTGGGCCGCACCCGCGACGTCGCGTCCGAGCAGCGCGTCAACCTGACGTCGGCCAGTTCGGGCTCGACGACCGATCGCGCCACCGCGACGTCGCAGAGCCTCGAGAAAGAGGTCCAGGACCTCCTCGACGAGAGCGCCGAGATCGAGAAGGCCGTCACCGAGGCCGCCGAGGCGCTGCACGTCGGCGAGATCAAGAACGACCAGGTGCGCGACCAGATCATCAAGGAGATCTCGGCGTCGATGAAGGCGCTGGCGGCGGTGAAGTCGATCCAGCCGCCGGAGAGCCGCGCCGCCGCGTCGCGCGACATCCTGATGAAGCTGCAGACGAAGATCACCCAGCTCACCGGCCAGGCCGCGACCTTCAGCGAGCAGACGATCAACCAGCTGACCGACATCGGCACCCGGCTGGGCGGCGGCGAGCAGACGACGTCGTCGAGCAGCGCTTCCTCGACGAAGGTCGGCTCGTCGTTCAACAGCAACAGCGGCTACTCCGGCGGCGGCTCGGACGGCGGGGGCGGCGGCGGTGGGGGAGGCGGCGGCGGTGGTGGCGGCGCCGTGCACAAGCCCCGGCTGCCGGTCGCGATCCCGCCGCAGCCCGGCTCCGGCGTCGCGATCAACCTGCCCGGCGGCAAGCAGGTCATGGCGCCGAACGAAACCGCGGCGAAGGCCGTGCGCAACGCGCTTTCGCAGCTCGGCGTGCCGTACGTCTGGGGCGGCACCGCCCGCGGCCAGGGCCTCGACTGCAGCGGGCTGACCATGACGTCGTACCAGGACGCGGGCCTGCAGCTGCCGCGGACGGCGGCGCAGCAGACGGTCGGCGCGGAGGTCCCCTCGATCGACCAGCTCCTGCCCGGCGACCTCGTCGTGTGGTCCGGCCACGTGGCCATGGTGATCGGCGACGGCCAGATGGTCGAGGCGGGCGACCCGGTGCAGATCAGCAAGATCCGCACCACGAACGCGGGACAGTCGTTCATCGGTTTCTACCGGCCTACGGGGTGA
- a CDS encoding DsbA family protein, with translation MAQARGASGDKRKWIIGIAAVVVVAALVIGGVIWTISDRNKTEGKTIGTGETTSSLASDVTQKRDGVVVTVGKPGAKATIDVYADFLCPICGEFEKQYKGQVEQAVNDGKLQVRYHMVPLLNERSSPPGYSLDSANAALAAADAGKFVQFHDALFANQPEEGKRGYDKAQLIELGKNVGITDPAFAQTVNAGTYDDQLNTAFQQIENDPKLAQDFGGGQRGFGTPTVTANGTIVSWQDPDWLKKVTG, from the coding sequence GTGGCCCAGGCCAGGGGCGCGTCCGGGGACAAGCGGAAGTGGATCATCGGGATCGCGGCGGTGGTCGTCGTGGCCGCGCTCGTGATCGGCGGCGTGATCTGGACGATTTCGGACCGGAACAAGACCGAGGGCAAGACCATCGGCACCGGTGAAACGACCAGTTCGCTGGCCTCCGATGTCACCCAGAAGCGTGACGGAGTGGTCGTCACCGTCGGCAAGCCGGGCGCCAAGGCCACGATCGACGTCTACGCCGACTTCCTCTGCCCGATCTGCGGTGAGTTCGAGAAGCAGTACAAGGGCCAGGTCGAGCAGGCGGTCAACGACGGCAAGCTGCAGGTCCGCTACCACATGGTGCCGCTGCTGAACGAGCGCTCGAGCCCGCCCGGCTACTCGCTCGACTCGGCGAACGCGGCACTCGCCGCGGCCGACGCCGGCAAGTTCGTCCAGTTCCACGACGCGCTGTTCGCGAACCAGCCCGAGGAAGGCAAGCGCGGCTACGACAAGGCGCAGCTGATCGAGCTGGGCAAGAACGTGGGGATCACCGACCCGGCGTTCGCGCAGACCGTCAACGCGGGCACCTACGACGACCAGCTCAACACGGCGTTCCAGCAGATCGAGAACGACCCGAAGCTGGCGCAGGACTTCGGTGGCGGCCAGCGCGGCTTCGGCACGCCGACGGTCACCGCGAACGGCACGATCGTGTCCTGGCAGGACCCCGATTGGCTCAAGAAGGTCACCGGCTGA
- a CDS encoding MauE/DoxX family redox-associated membrane protein produces the protein MLDAVGTLARLGLAAVWLVSGALKLADPGQTLIAVQAYDVLPDALTDVVAIALPLVELVLGLFLLAGLATRWAAGAALVLLVVLIAGIAQSWARGLSIDCGCFGGGGQVAAGQTEYPQEILRDTGFALLAVWLLARPRTWLSVDGWLARGRGNSTEPEADYSGIAEGN, from the coding sequence GTGCTGGACGCCGTCGGCACGCTCGCCCGGCTCGGGCTGGCTGCCGTCTGGCTCGTTTCGGGTGCGCTGAAACTGGCGGATCCCGGGCAGACGCTGATCGCCGTGCAGGCGTACGACGTGCTCCCGGACGCGCTCACGGACGTGGTGGCCATCGCGCTGCCGCTCGTCGAACTCGTGCTCGGGCTGTTCCTGCTCGCGGGCCTGGCGACCCGGTGGGCCGCCGGTGCCGCGCTGGTGCTGCTCGTCGTGCTCATCGCCGGCATCGCCCAGTCGTGGGCGCGCGGGCTGAGCATCGACTGCGGGTGCTTCGGCGGCGGCGGCCAGGTGGCGGCGGGGCAGACCGAGTACCCGCAGGAGATCCTCCGCGACACCGGGTTCGCGCTGCTCGCCGTCTGGCTGCTGGCGCGGCCGCGCACGTGGCTGTCGGTCGACGGCTGGCTGGCGCGAGGTCGCGGGAACTCCACCGAGCCCGAGGCCGACTACTCGGGTATCGCGGAAGGGAACTGA
- a CDS encoding glutamate ABC transporter substrate-binding protein, which yields MRWRTLLASALLLVTTSACGPASVSPTDSLVTRASATDHLTIGIRFDAPGLSEHTVDGRFVGFDVDVATFVASELGVAAKDITWRETTSATRETDLTSGAVDLVVATYSITDKRKQVVSFAGPYFTTGQDLLVRRTSADITGPEALNGRRLCSVTGSTPAQQVKDKFAQAVQLVEYPRYSDCVTALLAGQIDAVTTDAVILAGYVARDPELLKIVGKPFSAEKYGVGLRKGDTQGVNAVDDAIRKMISSGEWLRSLNANIGPSGYQLPPPPEVSPK from the coding sequence ATGCGGTGGCGCACGCTCCTCGCTTCGGCGTTGTTGCTGGTCACGACGTCGGCGTGCGGCCCGGCGAGCGTTTCGCCGACCGACTCGCTGGTCACCCGGGCGAGTGCCACGGATCACCTGACCATCGGCATCCGGTTCGACGCGCCCGGGCTTTCGGAGCACACCGTGGACGGCCGGTTCGTCGGGTTCGACGTCGACGTCGCGACTTTCGTCGCCTCGGAACTCGGCGTCGCGGCCAAGGACATCACCTGGCGCGAAACGACGTCGGCGACGCGGGAGACGGACCTCACCTCCGGCGCGGTCGACCTGGTCGTGGCCACCTATTCGATCACCGACAAGCGCAAGCAGGTCGTCTCGTTCGCCGGGCCGTACTTCACCACCGGCCAGGACCTGCTGGTGCGCCGGACGTCGGCCGACATCACCGGCCCGGAGGCCCTCAACGGGCGGCGGCTGTGCTCGGTCACCGGGTCGACGCCGGCGCAGCAGGTGAAGGACAAGTTCGCCCAGGCCGTCCAGCTGGTCGAGTACCCGCGGTACTCCGACTGCGTGACGGCGCTGCTGGCCGGCCAGATCGACGCCGTCACCACGGACGCGGTGATCCTCGCCGGCTACGTCGCGCGCGACCCCGAGCTGCTGAAGATCGTCGGGAAGCCGTTCTCGGCGGAGAAGTACGGCGTCGGCCTGCGCAAGGGCGACACGCAGGGTGTCAACGCGGTCGACGACGCGATCCGCAAGATGATCTCCTCCGGCGAATGGCTCCGCTCGCTCAACGCGAACATCGGGCCGTCCGGTTACCAGCTGCCCCCACCCCCCGAGGTCTCCCCGAAGTGA